The Paraburkholderia sp. ZP32-5 genome includes a window with the following:
- the rfbD gene encoding dTDP-4-dehydrorhamnose reductase, producing MSAQDATRTILVTGVNGQVGYELARTLQGLGNVVAVDRSRLDLSNLDQIRAVVRDVRPTLIVNPAAYTAVDKAEQESELALRINGEAPGVLAEEAKKLGAALIHYSTDYVFNGTRQGAYVEDDPTDPQNAYGRTKLAGEQAIAATGVNHLILRTSWVYGTRGKNFLLTMLRLGADRPELKVVADQFGAPTWCNTIATLTAHLCAQSFAAEDNAKWWAERSGIYHLCAGDSTSWHGFASAIFELADLPNKPNTLPIPAADYPTPATRPANSRMSNDKLARVFGLAAPHWRDALKLCLTDGFPKSPAARS from the coding sequence ATGAGCGCACAGGATGCCACGCGGACGATCCTCGTCACCGGCGTAAACGGCCAGGTCGGCTATGAGCTTGCGCGCACGCTGCAAGGGCTCGGCAACGTGGTCGCGGTCGACCGCTCGCGGCTCGATCTGTCGAACCTCGACCAGATTCGCGCGGTGGTGCGCGACGTGCGTCCGACGCTGATCGTCAATCCGGCCGCCTACACGGCGGTGGATAAGGCCGAACAGGAAAGCGAGCTGGCGCTGCGCATCAATGGCGAAGCACCGGGCGTGCTCGCCGAGGAAGCGAAGAAGCTCGGCGCCGCGCTGATCCACTATTCGACCGACTACGTGTTCAACGGCACCAGGCAAGGCGCGTACGTCGAAGACGATCCGACCGACCCGCAAAACGCGTACGGGCGCACGAAGCTAGCCGGCGAGCAGGCCATCGCGGCCACCGGCGTGAATCACCTGATCCTGCGTACGAGCTGGGTGTATGGCACGCGCGGCAAGAACTTTCTGCTGACGATGCTGCGTCTCGGCGCCGATCGTCCGGAGCTAAAGGTGGTCGCCGACCAGTTTGGCGCGCCCACCTGGTGCAACACGATCGCGACGCTGACCGCGCATCTGTGCGCGCAATCGTTCGCCGCCGAAGACAACGCAAAGTGGTGGGCCGAGCGCTCGGGCATCTATCACCTGTGCGCGGGCGATTCGACGTCGTGGCACGGTTTCGCCTCGGCGATCTTCGAACTCGCGGACCTGCCGAACAAGCCGAATACGCTGCCGATTCCCGCCGCGGACTACCCAACGCCAGCCACGCGTCCGGCCAACTCCAGAATGTCGAACGACAAGCTGGCGCGTGTGTTCGGGCTCGCCGCGCCGCACTGGCGCGACGCGCTGAAGCTGTGTCTGACGGACGGTTTTCCGAAGTCGCCGGCGGCGCGCTCCTGA
- a CDS encoding mannose-1-phosphate guanylyltransferase/mannose-6-phosphate isomerase: MSLLPIILCGGAGSRLWPVSRESHPKPFIRLADGESLLQKAFLRAVALPGVTEVLTVTNRELFFKTEDDFREVNANGIVTSFILEPFGRNTAAAVATAALHTAKAHGEDTVMLVLAADHLIADQAAFAAAVERARTLAQTGKVVTFGMHPDTPETGYGYIEADGENVVRFVEKPSLDKAREYLASGRFVWNSGMFCFTAGTILKEMRAHCPDILDASAECMDKSPSAEGKTGAQVRLEPGCFGAVPELSFDYAVMEKCQHAAVVCCDLGWTDVGSWTALSDLSPADASGNRVEGEALLVDVKNSYLRSSGRLIGAVGVDNLIVIDTPDALLVANKERAQDVKQIFAELKSRGHETYKVHRTVHRPWGTYSVLEEGPRFKIKRIEVKPGASLSLQMHHHRNEHWVVVSGMAKVVNGEKAFFVSTNESTYIPAGHKHRLENPGVVELVMIEVQSGEYLGEDDIVRFDDIYGRT, translated from the coding sequence GTGAGTTTGTTACCGATCATTCTGTGCGGCGGAGCAGGGTCGCGGCTCTGGCCTGTGTCGCGCGAATCGCATCCGAAGCCGTTCATCCGTCTCGCGGACGGCGAGAGCCTGCTGCAGAAAGCCTTCCTGCGTGCGGTGGCGTTGCCTGGCGTGACGGAAGTGCTGACGGTCACCAACCGTGAGCTGTTCTTCAAAACCGAAGACGATTTCCGCGAAGTGAACGCGAACGGCATTGTGACGTCGTTCATCCTCGAACCGTTCGGCCGCAATACGGCCGCGGCGGTCGCGACAGCGGCCTTGCATACGGCCAAGGCGCACGGTGAAGACACGGTGATGCTGGTGCTCGCCGCCGATCATCTGATCGCCGATCAGGCCGCGTTCGCCGCGGCGGTCGAGCGGGCTCGCACGCTCGCGCAGACCGGCAAGGTGGTGACCTTCGGCATGCATCCGGATACGCCTGAAACCGGCTACGGCTATATCGAAGCCGACGGCGAGAACGTGGTGCGCTTCGTCGAGAAGCCGTCGCTGGACAAGGCCCGCGAATATCTGGCGTCGGGCAGGTTCGTGTGGAACTCGGGCATGTTCTGCTTTACCGCGGGCACGATCCTGAAGGAGATGCGCGCGCATTGCCCGGACATTCTCGATGCCTCGGCCGAATGCATGGACAAGTCGCCATCGGCCGAGGGCAAGACCGGTGCGCAGGTGCGCCTCGAACCGGGCTGCTTCGGCGCGGTGCCGGAGCTGTCGTTCGACTACGCGGTGATGGAGAAATGCCAGCACGCGGCCGTCGTGTGCTGCGATCTCGGCTGGACCGACGTCGGTTCGTGGACCGCGCTGTCCGATCTGTCGCCGGCGGATGCGAGCGGCAATCGCGTCGAAGGCGAGGCGCTGCTGGTCGACGTGAAGAACTCATATCTGCGCAGCAGCGGCCGGCTGATCGGCGCGGTCGGCGTCGACAACCTGATCGTGATCGACACGCCCGATGCGCTGCTCGTCGCGAACAAGGAGCGCGCGCAGGACGTGAAGCAGATTTTCGCGGAGCTGAAGTCGCGCGGTCATGAGACGTACAAGGTGCATCGCACCGTGCATCGGCCGTGGGGCACGTACTCGGTGCTCGAAGAAGGGCCGCGCTTCAAGATCAAGCGCATCGAGGTGAAGCCGGGTGCGAGCCTGAGCCTGCAGATGCATCATCACCGCAACGAGCATTGGGTCGTGGTGAGCGGCATGGCGAAGGTCGTCAACGGCGAGAAGGCGTTTTTCGTGTCGACCAACGAGTCGACCTATATTCCGGCGGGCCACAAACACCGCCTCGAAAATCCGGGCGTCGTCGAGCTCGTGATGATCGAAGTGCAAAGCGGCGAATATCTCGGCGAAGACGATATCGTTCGCTTCGACGACATTTACGGACGTACCTGA
- a CDS encoding ABC transporter permease, producing MDISFTNDAEDLTRHNQNDDLLVGMKAVRVWGTLGWHDIRQRYRRSVLGPFWFTLSTIIMVVVLGALYSTLLHQEISDYLPYLAVGLVVWAYLASVANEGCMAFIGSAYLIKQIRLPLTVHVCRIAWRNFVILLHSLPVVIVLLVIFGHWPGWEFVLVPFALAILLLHGVWLGVTLGVLCARFRDIPPIVTNLIQVVFFFTPVMWSPEILKDRAWVAEYNPLYHLIETVRAPLTGRPTHWESWAWSIGLLIVGFAFAQILMKRFRNRVPYWL from the coding sequence ATGGATATCAGTTTTACCAACGACGCGGAAGATCTGACGCGTCACAACCAGAACGACGATCTGCTGGTCGGCATGAAGGCCGTGCGCGTGTGGGGCACGCTCGGCTGGCACGACATCCGGCAGCGCTATCGCCGCTCGGTGCTCGGGCCGTTCTGGTTCACGCTCAGCACGATCATCATGGTGGTCGTGCTCGGCGCGCTGTATTCGACGCTGCTGCATCAGGAAATCTCCGACTACCTACCGTATCTCGCGGTCGGTCTCGTCGTGTGGGCATATCTCGCCTCGGTCGCCAACGAAGGGTGCATGGCCTTTATCGGCTCGGCCTATCTGATCAAGCAGATCAGGCTGCCGCTCACGGTGCACGTGTGCCGCATCGCGTGGCGCAACTTCGTGATTCTGCTGCACAGCCTGCCGGTGGTCATTGTGCTGCTGGTGATCTTCGGTCACTGGCCAGGTTGGGAGTTCGTGCTGGTGCCGTTCGCGCTCGCGATCCTGCTGCTGCACGGCGTGTGGCTCGGCGTCACGCTCGGCGTGCTGTGCGCACGCTTTCGCGACATTCCGCCGATCGTCACGAATCTGATTCAAGTGGTGTTCTTCTTCACGCCGGTCATGTGGTCGCCGGAAATCCTGAAGGACCGCGCATGGGTCGCCGAATACAACCCGCTGTATCACCTGATCGAAACGGTGCGCGCGCCGCTCACCGGCCGTCCGACCCACTGGGAATCGTGGGCGTGGTCGATTGGCCTCCTGATCGTCGGCTTTGCGTTCGCGCAGATCCTGATGAAGCGTTTCCGTAATCGCGTTCCTTACTGGCTTTGA
- a CDS encoding ABC transporter ATP-binding protein: protein MSSSSIVARNISVEFPIYENSHRSLKKAVLNLTTGGRIGQDAGRHAIVRAIDDLSFTFTEGERIGLIGHNGSGKTTLLRTLSGVYAPVRGELKVQGKIASLLDVSMGLDPDATGFENIYLRGILDGLKPARIRSKIDEIADFSELGDYLNLPVRTYSSGMMLRLAFAISTSVEADILIMDEWLSVGDAEFSVKAAERLEGLVGKAALLVVASHDPSLVARVCNRKISMEHGKMVADEPVLPPEEKTDEPLVSHTAQLPH from the coding sequence GTGAGTTCTTCATCGATTGTCGCTCGTAACATCTCCGTCGAATTTCCGATTTACGAGAACTCGCATCGCTCGCTGAAAAAAGCGGTGCTCAATCTGACGACGGGTGGCCGGATCGGCCAGGACGCGGGTCGCCATGCGATCGTCCGCGCGATCGACGATTTGAGCTTCACCTTCACGGAAGGCGAGCGCATCGGCCTGATCGGCCACAACGGCTCGGGCAAGACGACGCTGCTGCGCACGCTGTCGGGCGTCTATGCGCCGGTGCGCGGCGAACTCAAAGTGCAGGGCAAGATCGCGTCGCTGCTCGACGTGTCGATGGGCCTCGACCCCGACGCGACCGGCTTCGAAAACATCTATCTGCGCGGCATTCTGGATGGCCTGAAGCCCGCGCGCATCCGCAGCAAGATCGACGAGATCGCCGACTTCAGCGAACTCGGCGACTACCTGAATCTGCCGGTGCGCACCTATTCGAGCGGGATGATGCTGCGCCTCGCGTTCGCGATCTCGACGAGCGTCGAAGCCGACATCCTGATCATGGACGAGTGGCTGAGCGTCGGCGACGCCGAGTTCAGCGTGAAGGCGGCCGAGCGTCTGGAAGGTCTCGTCGGCAAGGCGGCGCTGCTGGTGGTCGCGTCGCACGATCCGTCGCTGGTCGCGCGCGTGTGCAACCGCAAGATCTCGATGGAGCACGGCAAGATGGTCGCCGACGAGCCGGTGCTGCCGCCGGAAGAAAAAACCGACGAGCCGCTCGTCAGCCACACCGCGCAGTTGCCGCATTGA
- a CDS encoding phenylacetate--CoA ligase family protein encodes MRANHPFLRYSESLLVRQPFRTLKGFAGGYIAYPIAENAEKRNVRSKIRELREHYRLPVPHRRRIALERLVATLEFAGAKVPYYRDLFLAKRFDPAKVRNDPCYLEELPYLTKDIIREQGPRLLSGPLEAGKHHACKTGGSTGLSTTIYYDQQGADYSSAVTNYCRERIGKLRHRSELHFACRFPDQAVPQWPSREDFKCFAMNRSNIFFDRIDDQGLEEMWRMLKRRRPYLAHSHPSTMYALACYVERKYGGGKAFQVFESSGELLEPHAREMIAKALRCRVIDRYGLAELGVMAYELDGHEGGFQILESEGWPESRVAPDNPDGAHELVFTGFRNRLMPLIRYTTGDLARVQETHKGFFLTDVVGRIHDVVPINGVAHPTHHIQDMLDHRVGGIQEFQIDLRTSPPTLRIVLEPHANADDTTAKLRHFWQDAFTIAYVGHDDFVRVGSRAKFRHVVTA; translated from the coding sequence ATGCGAGCTAATCACCCATTTCTGCGCTACTCCGAATCCCTGCTGGTGCGTCAGCCGTTTCGCACACTGAAGGGTTTTGCGGGCGGCTATATCGCGTATCCGATTGCGGAGAACGCCGAAAAACGCAACGTGCGATCGAAAATCCGCGAGTTGCGCGAGCACTATCGACTGCCGGTTCCGCACCGCCGTCGCATCGCGCTCGAACGGCTCGTCGCGACGCTCGAATTCGCCGGCGCGAAGGTGCCTTACTACCGCGACCTGTTTCTGGCGAAGCGGTTCGATCCGGCGAAGGTCCGCAACGATCCGTGCTACCTCGAAGAACTGCCATATCTGACCAAGGACATCATCCGCGAGCAGGGGCCGCGTCTGCTGTCGGGGCCGCTCGAAGCGGGCAAGCACCACGCGTGCAAGACCGGCGGTTCGACCGGGCTGTCGACGACGATCTACTACGACCAGCAAGGCGCCGATTATTCGTCGGCGGTCACCAACTATTGCCGCGAGCGCATCGGCAAGCTGCGTCATCGCTCGGAGCTGCACTTCGCGTGCCGCTTTCCGGATCAGGCCGTGCCGCAATGGCCGTCGCGTGAAGACTTCAAATGCTTCGCGATGAATCGCAGCAACATCTTCTTCGACCGCATCGACGACCAGGGTCTCGAGGAAATGTGGCGCATGCTGAAGCGCCGCCGGCCGTATCTCGCGCATTCGCATCCGTCGACGATGTACGCGCTCGCGTGCTACGTCGAGCGCAAGTACGGTGGCGGCAAAGCATTCCAGGTGTTCGAGTCGAGCGGCGAGCTGCTCGAACCGCATGCGCGCGAGATGATCGCGAAGGCGCTGCGTTGCCGCGTGATCGACCGCTACGGTCTCGCGGAACTCGGCGTGATGGCGTACGAACTCGACGGTCACGAAGGCGGCTTCCAGATCCTCGAATCCGAAGGCTGGCCGGAAAGCCGCGTCGCGCCCGATAACCCCGACGGCGCGCATGAGCTCGTGTTCACCGGTTTCCGCAATCGCCTGATGCCGCTGATTCGCTACACCACGGGCGACCTCGCGCGCGTGCAGGAAACGCACAAGGGCTTTTTCCTGACCGACGTGGTCGGGCGGATTCACGACGTCGTGCCGATCAATGGCGTCGCGCATCCGACCCACCATATCCAGGACATGCTCGATCATCGGGTCGGCGGCATCCAGGAATTCCAGATCGATCTGCGCACGAGCCCGCCGACGTTGCGCATCGTGCTCGAACCGCATGCGAACGCGGACGACACGACGGCGAAGCTGCGCCACTTCTGGCAGGACGCGTTCACGATCGCGTACGTCGGTCACGACGATTTCGTGCGCGTGGGCAGCCGCGCCAAATTCCGTCACGTGGTGACCGCATGA
- a CDS encoding polysaccharide deacetylase has translation MIGVAFADARADAGQYVLAALRRSVSATQAQAITRGMLHEIAPDIVVAVDAPDAWSADLIAFVEGKTGSHTSGQTSPRPRKLIVFGHMPIALADYLRYRPTSLSPEFAPASRSEPAPAYESRESAAAVRYSALAQTLGGQPWHRPFERFDFTDEWNNLGYGAIRADGSIWALAEAPEVPAEAELAAVVVNGERQFAYAALWDAGAAGVLWFNRPVGPCDSFEWRLVEQFLSGYRADALPCQPVLSELPWGYDAAITSRLDCDEDVESARPLWQAYQRLRVPFSLAVHTHNLQRGDQHEILRELLADRQQGAVLSHTATHSPNWGGSYDTAFAEGAQSAELLERATGVPVRYAVSPFHQSPPYAMRGLIDAGYSGCVGGIIRNDPEFLSARGGALAGLPEGFIGHSQQCMLHGDCMLKKGDPLAIFKQAFDNAYATNTLFGYLDHPFSERYAYGWSDEAARIDAHERLIAYIRGVARRPLFLHEEAALDFLRFRSLARIVEQDGAFSVVTPFADTTPLTLGVEFRGTHTQVEAGKALQ, from the coding sequence ATGATCGGCGTCGCGTTTGCGGATGCGCGCGCGGACGCCGGCCAGTACGTGCTGGCGGCGCTGCGGCGCTCGGTCAGCGCGACCCAGGCACAGGCGATCACACGCGGCATGCTGCATGAGATCGCACCGGATATCGTGGTCGCCGTCGATGCGCCGGATGCGTGGAGTGCGGATCTGATCGCATTCGTAGAAGGGAAAACAGGCAGCCATACAAGCGGCCAAACCAGCCCGCGCCCGCGCAAGCTGATCGTGTTCGGCCATATGCCGATCGCCCTCGCTGACTATCTGCGCTATCGGCCGACGAGCCTGTCGCCCGAATTCGCGCCAGCGAGCCGCAGCGAGCCGGCGCCTGCATACGAGTCGCGCGAAAGCGCGGCCGCGGTGCGCTATAGCGCATTGGCGCAAACGCTCGGCGGCCAGCCGTGGCATCGCCCGTTCGAGCGCTTCGACTTCACCGACGAATGGAACAACCTCGGCTACGGTGCGATCCGCGCGGACGGCTCGATCTGGGCGCTCGCCGAAGCGCCCGAAGTGCCCGCCGAGGCCGAGCTGGCCGCGGTCGTCGTCAACGGTGAGCGCCAGTTCGCGTACGCAGCGCTATGGGATGCCGGCGCGGCGGGCGTGCTGTGGTTCAACCGCCCGGTCGGCCCGTGCGATTCGTTCGAATGGCGCCTCGTCGAGCAATTTCTGTCGGGCTATCGCGCCGACGCACTGCCGTGTCAGCCGGTCTTGAGCGAGTTGCCGTGGGGCTACGACGCGGCGATCACGTCGCGGCTCGATTGCGATGAAGACGTCGAATCGGCGCGGCCGCTGTGGCAGGCCTATCAACGCCTCCGCGTACCGTTCTCGCTCGCGGTGCACACGCACAATCTGCAGCGCGGCGATCAGCACGAGATCCTGCGCGAACTGCTCGCCGACCGACAGCAGGGCGCGGTGCTGTCGCACACTGCCACGCATTCGCCGAACTGGGGCGGCAGCTACGACACCGCGTTCGCCGAGGGCGCGCAATCGGCTGAACTGCTCGAACGGGCGACCGGCGTGCCGGTGCGCTACGCGGTATCGCCGTTTCACCAGTCGCCGCCGTATGCGATGCGCGGGCTGATCGACGCGGGCTATTCGGGTTGCGTCGGCGGCATCATTCGCAACGATCCCGAGTTTCTGAGCGCGCGCGGCGGCGCGCTGGCGGGTTTGCCCGAAGGCTTTATCGGCCATAGCCAGCAGTGCATGCTGCACGGCGACTGCATGCTGAAAAAGGGCGATCCGCTCGCGATCTTCAAGCAGGCATTCGATAACGCGTACGCAACCAACACGCTGTTCGGCTATCTCGACCATCCGTTCTCCGAGCGCTACGCATACGGCTGGTCCGATGAAGCGGCGCGCATCGACGCGCACGAGCGGCTGATCGCGTACATACGCGGTGTCGCGCGCCGGCCGCTGTTCCTGCACGAAGAGGCTGCGCTCGATTTCCTGCGTTTCAGGTCGCTCGCGCGGATCGTCGAACAGGACGGCGCGTTCAGCGTCGTCACGCCGTTCGCGGATACGACGCCGCTCACGCTAGGCGTCGAGTTCCGGGGTACACATACGCAGGTCGAAGCGGGGAAAGCACTGCAATGA
- the wecB gene encoding non-hydrolyzing UDP-N-acetylglucosamine 2-epimerase has product MKVMVVMGTRPEVIKLAPLVRALRRECETIVCASGQHKDMAAQALEFFGIEPDLTLETMHPGQSLNALASRLIAALDRALDEVRPDWVIVQGDTTTAFCAGFAAFQRGIRVGHVEAGLRTGDLASPFPEEANRSLLGRIATLHFAPTSRARGSLLAEGVAAEKIIVTGNTVVDAIAEVRDSWNVTPPASPLPEWHGAQKQHVLVTCHRRENFGDVLQDICRVLRDLCERYSDYRWVFPVHLNPAVRGPVHRELDGIANLALIEPVDYPTSLHLISGSAVVVSDSGGIQEEAPTFGVPVVVMRNHTERREGVDAGFATLAGQSAASIESAVCGWLDDPARRAALRNRANPYGDGHASQRIVESLRGRPVEVFVG; this is encoded by the coding sequence ATGAAAGTGATGGTGGTGATGGGCACGCGGCCCGAGGTCATCAAGCTCGCGCCGCTGGTGCGCGCGTTGCGCCGCGAGTGCGAGACGATCGTCTGCGCGAGCGGGCAGCACAAGGACATGGCCGCGCAGGCGCTCGAATTCTTCGGCATCGAGCCGGACCTGACGCTCGAGACGATGCATCCGGGGCAGTCGCTGAACGCACTCGCGTCGCGTCTGATCGCCGCGCTCGATCGGGCGCTCGATGAAGTGCGTCCCGACTGGGTGATCGTGCAGGGCGATACGACGACCGCGTTTTGTGCGGGCTTCGCGGCGTTTCAGCGCGGCATCCGCGTCGGCCACGTCGAGGCGGGGCTGCGTACCGGCGACCTCGCGAGTCCGTTTCCGGAAGAGGCGAATCGCAGCCTGCTCGGCCGCATCGCGACGCTGCATTTCGCGCCGACCTCGCGCGCGCGCGGCAGCCTGCTCGCCGAAGGCGTGGCGGCGGAGAAGATCATCGTCACCGGCAATACCGTCGTCGATGCAATCGCCGAAGTGCGCGATAGTTGGAACGTGACGCCGCCGGCGAGCCCGCTGCCTGAGTGGCACGGCGCGCAGAAGCAGCACGTGCTCGTCACCTGCCATCGGCGCGAAAATTTCGGCGACGTGCTGCAGGACATCTGCCGCGTGTTGCGCGATCTGTGCGAGCGCTATAGCGATTACCGCTGGGTGTTCCCGGTGCATCTGAATCCGGCCGTGCGCGGGCCCGTGCATCGCGAACTCGATGGCATTGCGAACCTCGCGCTGATCGAGCCGGTCGACTATCCGACCAGCCTGCATCTGATCAGCGGCAGCGCGGTCGTGGTCAGCGACTCGGGCGGCATTCAGGAGGAAGCGCCGACCTTCGGCGTGCCGGTCGTCGTGATGCGCAATCACACCGAGCGGCGCGAAGGCGTCGACGCGGGCTTCGCGACGCTCGCCGGCCAGAGCGCGGCCAGTATCGAAAGCGCGGTGTGCGGCTGGCTCGACGATCCGGCGCGGCGCGCGGCGCTGCGCAATCGCGCGAATCCGTATGGCGACGGCCACGCGTCGCAGCGCATCGTCGAGAGCCTGCGCGGCCGGCCGGTCGAGGTGTTCGTTGGCTGA
- a CDS encoding glycosyltransferase encodes MADGKRGALPLVPAQDCVLFSTADWDEPYWTNKQHTASILAARGWRILYVESVGFRAPKVGSGRDWSRLWRRLWRGVQSLVLGPPRRADNVWVLSPLMVPAGHHVPFVRSLNQAMLRFSVNRFARSHRFDKPVVWTYHPYMLDAIATLPRGPLVYHCVDDIAAIPGVDVDAFRSAQQDLLGRCEAVFTTAQSLKDVCLPFNRNTHFFGNVVDDKHFGEARTDGPLPAELAAIAEPRLVYHGVLSDFKVDFPLLLKTAQARPQWQWVIIGEEREGQRSELFAQLARLPNVHLLGYRPYQALPQYLRGMRVGVLPTLINEYTHSMFPMKFYEYLSAGLPVVSTPLDFARESRTGLEVGGDADAFIAALEKQLARGKLSADEARAAVGENTWEARLDKMLAITFQGSQADGGSARPCGAEVRT; translated from the coding sequence TTGGCTGACGGCAAGCGCGGCGCGCTTCCGCTGGTTCCGGCGCAGGACTGCGTGCTGTTTTCGACCGCGGATTGGGACGAACCGTACTGGACCAACAAGCAGCACACGGCGAGCATCCTCGCCGCGCGCGGCTGGCGGATCCTGTACGTGGAGAGCGTCGGCTTTCGCGCGCCGAAGGTCGGCAGCGGCCGCGACTGGTCGCGGCTGTGGCGGCGGCTGTGGCGCGGTGTGCAGTCGCTGGTGCTGGGGCCGCCACGCCGCGCGGACAACGTCTGGGTACTGTCGCCGCTGATGGTGCCGGCCGGGCATCACGTGCCGTTCGTGCGCTCGCTGAATCAGGCGATGCTGCGCTTTTCCGTGAACCGCTTTGCCCGTTCGCACCGCTTCGACAAACCGGTCGTGTGGACGTATCACCCGTACATGCTCGATGCGATCGCGACGCTGCCGCGCGGGCCGCTCGTCTATCACTGCGTCGACGATATCGCGGCGATTCCGGGCGTCGACGTCGACGCGTTTCGCAGCGCGCAGCAGGATCTGCTCGGGCGCTGCGAAGCGGTGTTTACGACCGCGCAATCGCTGAAGGACGTGTGTTTGCCGTTTAACCGCAACACGCATTTCTTCGGCAACGTGGTGGACGACAAGCACTTCGGCGAAGCGCGCACCGACGGGCCGCTGCCCGCCGAGCTGGCCGCGATCGCCGAGCCGCGGCTCGTCTATCACGGCGTGCTGTCGGACTTCAAGGTCGACTTCCCGTTGCTGCTGAAGACCGCGCAGGCGCGGCCGCAATGGCAGTGGGTGATCATCGGCGAGGAGCGCGAAGGGCAGCGCAGCGAACTGTTCGCGCAACTCGCGCGCCTGCCGAACGTGCATCTGCTCGGCTACCGGCCGTATCAGGCGCTGCCGCAATACCTGCGCGGGATGCGGGTTGGCGTGCTGCCGACGTTGATCAACGAGTACACGCACTCGATGTTTCCGATGAAGTTTTATGAATATCTGTCAGCGGGTCTGCCTGTCGTGTCGACGCCGCTCGATTTCGCGAGAGAATCGCGCACGGGGCTCGAGGTGGGTGGCGATGCCGATGCGTTCATCGCGGCGCTTGAAAAGCAGCTCGCGCGCGGCAAGCTGAGCGCGGACGAAGCGCGCGCGGCGGTCGGCGAGAATACTTGGGAAGCGCGACTGGACAAGATGCTGGCGATCACGTTTCAGGGCTCCCAGGCAGATGGCGGCAGTGCGCGGCCATGCGGCGCGGAGGTGCGCACGTGA
- a CDS encoding glycosyltransferase has protein sequence MRVVHVYRTYFPDPPGGLQEAIRQIALSTRERGVEPRILTLSPTPRPTVVDYPEGQVIREKSWAAPASCDLGGPGSVIRYRQMVEWADVVHFHFPWPFADVLHLLGRTNKPTVMTYHSDIVRQKALGAVYGPLMRRTLRSMSAVVATSPAYARTSETLAANVSKDRLKTIPLGIIDYRDAPQPADAQHKVQTRLGLAPGEPYFLALGVLRYYKGLHTLVEAARHVKARIVIAGSGPERDRLAALAQQHGASNVVFAGQVTHDEKVALLKDCRAMVLPSHLRSEAFGMVLVEAAMFDKPMVCCEVGSGTSFVNENGVTGFVVAKEQAQELARAMNALLDDDTLAATMGRAARARYEKLFSGEALGKAYSALYQEVAQNHMGKG, from the coding sequence GTGAGGGTCGTTCATGTGTACCGCACGTACTTTCCCGATCCGCCCGGCGGCTTGCAGGAAGCGATCCGGCAGATTGCGTTGTCGACGCGCGAGCGTGGCGTCGAGCCGCGCATCCTGACGCTGTCGCCGACACCGCGTCCGACCGTCGTCGACTATCCGGAAGGGCAGGTGATCCGCGAGAAATCGTGGGCCGCGCCGGCTTCGTGCGATCTCGGCGGACCGGGCTCGGTGATCCGCTATCGGCAGATGGTCGAATGGGCCGATGTCGTGCATTTCCATTTTCCGTGGCCGTTCGCCGATGTGCTGCATCTGCTTGGGCGCACGAACAAGCCCACGGTGATGACGTATCACTCGGACATCGTGCGGCAGAAGGCGCTCGGCGCCGTCTATGGACCGCTGATGCGGCGCACGCTGCGCAGCATGTCCGCGGTGGTCGCGACGTCGCCGGCCTATGCGCGCACCAGCGAGACGCTGGCCGCGAATGTATCGAAGGACCGCCTGAAGACGATTCCGCTCGGCATCATTGATTACCGCGACGCGCCGCAGCCGGCTGACGCGCAACACAAAGTACAAACGCGGCTCGGTCTCGCGCCTGGCGAACCTTATTTTCTGGCGCTCGGCGTGCTGCGCTATTACAAGGGCCTGCATACGCTCGTCGAGGCGGCGCGGCATGTGAAGGCGCGCATCGTGATTGCCGGGTCCGGGCCGGAGCGCGATCGTTTGGCCGCGTTGGCGCAGCAGCACGGCGCGAGCAACGTCGTGTTTGCCGGCCAGGTCACGCATGACGAAAAGGTCGCGCTGCTGAAGGATTGCCGCGCGATGGTGTTGCCGTCTCACCTGCGCTCCGAGGCATTCGGCATGGTGCTCGTCGAAGCGGCGATGTTCGACAAGCCGATGGTGTGCTGCGAGGTGGGCTCGGGGACATCGTTCGTCAACGAGAACGGGGTGACGGGGTTTGTCGTCGCGAAGGAACAGGCACAAGAGCTGGCTCGCGCGATGAATGCGCTGCTCGACGACGACACGCTGGCAGCCACGATGGGGCGCGCCGCGCGTGCCCGCTATGAAAAGCTGTTTTCCGGCGAGGCGCTCGGCAAGGCTTATAGTGCGCTGTACCAGGAAGTCGCGCAAAACCACATGGGGAAAGGTTAA